CGCCACCCCGCGGCAACGGGCCCGGGCCGAGGCACTACGCAGCCGCTGGGAGGCCAGCCTGACGCGAACCGGCTGAGCGACCCGCCGAGCGGAGTGTTAGCATGATCCGCATTCCAACGGAGGGGTCATGGTCAGCGACGAGTCGGGCGAACAGGGCGGCAGCGATCGCGATGTCTGGGCGGCATGGCTGGGTGGATTCGCCTCGCCTGTCGATCCGCTCGGTGTTCGCGGGCTGTTGATCCGCAGCGCAGAGGCGCTCGAGGACGCCCGCACGCCGGCCGAGGCCATCCAGGCCCTCAGTGATGCCATCGAGGGGGAACGCGCCCGGCGCGAGGCCCACGGCGAGCAACTGGAGACGCTGCTCGAGCAATGGTCGAAAACACTGCAGATCATTGCCCCCGCTTTCCCCGATACCCGCACCACCGACTTCCCCAGCCTCGGCCCCTACCCCCGCCACCAGACCCGGCTGCGCGAGCTTGCCGAGCAGGTAGACGGCTACCAGGCGGCCCTTGCCCGACATCTCGAGGCGATAACGGATCTCGGCGAGCGGTGCATCGCCGATCTGCAGGCCGAGCTTGGCGATCAACCACCGACACGAGTCGATCCGGCGTGGCTGGCCGAGCGCTGGTCCGCCATCGCCGAACCCCGCTACGAGACCTGGCTGGCGCAGCCCGAGACGCAGGATCGCATCGCCGATCTCGTCAATGCCTGGAGCGCGGTGGCCCAGACTCTGCGCGGGTTCGCGGACGACTGTCTCGAGGGGCTGGGGCTGCCCTCCGGTCGGGGGATGGACGACATCGCCGCGGAGCTGCAGCGCCAGCGCCGCCGCCAGCGCCGCGAGACCGCCGCCCTGCGCGCGGAGATCGCCACGCTGCGACGCGAGCTCCACGGCAGCGGTGAATCGGCGATCTAGCGCCCGTGGCTCCTCCATCGACGTCGTCCCCGGATGATCTCCAGCGTGTCCTGGCACGCGCCGCCCGGATCAGTCGACGCAGCGAGGACATCACCCCGAGCGAGCCGGTCACCGAGACCGACAATGCGACGCTCCATCGCTACGGCGATCCCGGCGATCCGCCGCTACTCATTATCTACTCGCTGGTTAACCGGCCGGCCATCCTTGATCTCAGCCCCGACCGCTCGGTGGTGGCACGACTGATCGAGGGCGGTTTCTGCGTCTACCTGCTGGCCTGGCATCCACCGGGCGCCGCCCGGCGTTATCTCGGGCTGGCGGATTACATCCTCGGTGACATCGCGGACGCCGTGGACTGGCTCGCCGACCGGCACGCGGCCTTGCCGCACCTGCTCGGCGTCTGCCAGGGCGGTGTCCTCGCCCTCTGCCATGCCGCACTGGCCCCGGAGCGGATTCGCAGCCTGACCACGCTTGCCGCCCCCATCGACACCGGCAGCACCGACGATCGCCTCGCGCAGCTGGCGCGGGGCGTTGATTTCGACGCGCTCGTGGCATCCACCGGCAATATCACCGGCCAGGGGCTGGCGACGGTGTTCGCGAGCCTCAAGCCGTTCGCCCTCGGCCCGCAACGCTATGGCGGCCTGGCGGCACTGGCCGACGCCGACGATGCGGCGCTGGAGGCGTTCATGCGCATGGAGCGCTGGATGTACGACGGCCCCGATCTTGCCGGGCGCGCATTTGCGGAGTTCGCGCGCGAGATCTATCAACACAATGCCCTTATGCACGACACACTGGCGCTGGACGGCCTCCCGGTGCGCCTCGCGGCGATCGAGACACCGGTGTTCAA
The Spiribacter vilamensis DNA segment above includes these coding regions:
- a CDS encoding poly(R)-hydroxyalkanoic acid synthase subunit PhaE, which produces MVSDESGEQGGSDRDVWAAWLGGFASPVDPLGVRGLLIRSAEALEDARTPAEAIQALSDAIEGERARREAHGEQLETLLEQWSKTLQIIAPAFPDTRTTDFPSLGPYPRHQTRLRELAEQVDGYQAALARHLEAITDLGERCIADLQAELGDQPPTRVDPAWLAERWSAIAEPRYETWLAQPETQDRIADLVNAWSAVAQTLRGFADDCLEGLGLPSGRGMDDIAAELQRQRRRQRRETAALRAEIATLRRELHGSGESAI
- a CDS encoding alpha/beta fold hydrolase, with the protein product MAPPSTSSPDDLQRVLARAARISRRSEDITPSEPVTETDNATLHRYGDPGDPPLLIIYSLVNRPAILDLSPDRSVVARLIEGGFCVYLLAWHPPGAARRYLGLADYILGDIADAVDWLADRHAALPHLLGVCQGGVLALCHAALAPERIRSLTTLAAPIDTGSTDDRLAQLARGVDFDALVASTGNITGQGLATVFASLKPFALGPQRYGGLAALADADDAALEAFMRMERWMYDGPDLAGRAFAEFAREIYQHNALMHDTLALDGLPVRLAAIETPVFNAWAEHDHLVPPAAAQALTRRTGGACRDYGLPGGHLGLFIGGRAHKQLYPALIDWLRSH